From Etheostoma cragini isolate CJK2018 chromosome 1, CSU_Ecrag_1.0, whole genome shotgun sequence, a single genomic window includes:
- the dennd5a gene encoding DENN domain-containing protein 5A isoform X3 — MTTGFSSGSCRFADYFVICGLDTESGLEPDELSALCQYIEATKFRDGARGNLAGADEGENFEQSPLRRTFKSKVLAHYPDNVEWNPFDQDAVGMLCMPKGLAFRTQVDSLEPQFHSFIITREDGSRTYGCALTFFEEVTSKQICSAMQTLYHMHNAEQYDILHTPTSPPGPEDQRQQHSQPRPVLHAAPAISRLQRFNSYDISRDTLYVSKCICLITPMAFPQACRKVLQQLHQAVSSPQPPPLPLESFIYNILYEVPLPPSGRSLKFSGVYGPVVCQRPSTCELPLFDFSIGEMINLLGMENVLQLFTCALLEMQILLYSQHYQRLMIVAESITALMFPFQWQHVYVPILPASLLHFLDAPVPYLMGLHSNGQDDRTKLELPQEANLCFVDIDNHFIELPEELPQFPNKLEFIQEISAVLMSFGVSPEGNIHSSDSQAKYRGFRSVDMVSDKRNGNLASPLNSYLLRENETIARLQALVKRTGVSLAKLEVREDASSNKDMRVQCDEEELKMHQLNIHVREVFANRFTQMFADYEVFVIQPSQDKESWFTNRDQMQNFDKASFLSDQPEPYLPFLSRFLETQMFASFIDSKILCHDDEEKEHTLRVFDSRVDKIRMLNVRTPTLRTSMYQKCTTIEEAEKAIEMRMVKIDHTALHPHLLDMKIGQGRYEQGFFPRLQSDVLSTGPTSNKWAKRSAPAQWRRRDRQKQHAEHLYLDNDQREKYIQEARNLGTTIRQPKLSNLSPSVIAQTNWKFVEGLLKECRNKTKRMLVEKMGREAVELGHGEVSITGVEENTLIASLCDLLERIWSHGLQVKQGKSALWSHLLHYQESKEKKNATPGGLGPPGFIHDTERRKSDGGGSAMPPLKVSLIQDMRHIQNISEIKTDVGKARAWVRLSMEKKLLSRHLKQLLSEHELTKKLYKRYAFLRCDDEKEQFLYHLLSFNAVDYFCFTNVFTTIMIPYHVVAVPSKKLGGSMFTANPWVCVSGELAETGVLQVPRNTLEITFECQNLGKLTTVQMGHDNTGLYAKWLVECVVVRNEITGHTYKFPCGRWLGKGVDDGSLERILVGELMTPSTENDERMCRTPPMQQSPGMMRRFVTISPSSKPKLNTGQIQEGVGEAINGIVKHFHKPEKERGSLTLLLCGEYGLVWALEQVFQHGFKSPRLFKNVFIWDFLEKSQVYFESAEQREVTPDENWQTRVRHFCRFMRAINNTSRNIGKDGKFQMLVCLGARDHLLHHWIALLADCPITAQMYEDIALMKDRSLVNSLIRVLQTLQEFNITLEASLVKGVGI; from the exons ATGACAACCGGCTTCAGCTCCGGTTCCTGCCGCTTCGCAGATTATTTTGTGATCTGCGGACTCGACACCGAGAGCGGGCTGGAACCCGACGAACTGTCCG CTTTATGCCAGTATATAGAGGCTACTAAATTCAGAGATGGGGCCAGAGGAAATTTGGCGGGGGCAGATGAAG GTGAGAATTTTGAGCAGAGTCCATTGCGGAGAACCTTCAAATCCAAAGTCCTAGCACATTATCCAGACAATGTCGAGTGGAATCCATTTGACCAGGATGCAGTTGGCATG CTGTGTATGCCGAAGGGTCTGGCATTTAGGACACAGGTTGATTCCCTTGAGCCTCAGTTCCACTCCTTTATCATCACTAGAGAGGATGGCTCTCGGACCTACGGCTGCGCCCTCACCTTCTTCGAGGAGGTGACCAGTAAGCAGATCTGCAGTGCCATGCAGACTCTTTACCACATGCACAACGCAGAGCAGTACGACATCTTGCACACTCCCACCTCCCCACCAGGACCTGAGGATCAGCGGCAACAACACTCCCAGCCTCGTCCTGTGCTGCACGCTGCACCGGCCATCTCCCGACTGCAGCGCTTCAACTCGTATGACATCAGTCGGGACACGCTGTACGTGTCAAAGTGCATCTGCTTGATCACACCCATGGCCTTCCCTCAGGCCTGCAGGAAGGTGCTGCAGCAGCTTCACCAGGCTGTCTCATCCCCccagcccccacccctcccgTTAGAGAGCTTCATCTACAACATCCTCTATGAAGTACCCCTGCCACCCTCCGGGCGTTCCCTCAAGTTCTCAGGCGTGTACGGGCCTGTGGTATGCCAGAGGCCGAGCACATGTGAGCTGCCACTCTTTGACTTTTCCATTGGTGAAATGATTAATCTGCTGGGTATGGAGAACGTTCTTCAGCTTTTCACCTGTGCCCTGCTCGAGATGCAGATACTTCTCTACTCACAGC ATTACCAGAGGCTGATGATAGTGGCAGAGAGCATCACGGCCTTAATGTTCCCCTTCCAGTGGCAGCATGTGTACGTTCCCATTCTGCCCGCCTCCCTCCTTCACTTCCTGGACGCTCCTGTGCCGTATCTCATGGGCCTCCACTCCAACGGACAGGATGACCGCACCAAGCTAGAGCTGCCACAGGAG GCTAACTTGTGTTTTGTGGACATCGACAACCACTTCATCGAACTGCCAGAGGAGTTGCCCCAGTTCCCAAACAAACTAGAGTTCATTCAGGAGATCTCAGCGGTGCTCATGTCATTTGGCGTATCTCCAGAGGGAAACATTCACTCCAGCGACAGCCAGGCCAAGTACAGAGGCTTCCGATCTGTTGACATGGTCTCTGACAAGCGTAACGGCAACCTGGCCTCGCCGCTCAACTCCTACCTGCTGAGGGAGAATGAAACTATCGCCAGACTGCAGGCTCTGGTCAAGAGGACGGGGGTCAGCCTGGCGAAG CTGGAGGTGAGAGAGGATGCCAGCAGCAATAAGGATATGCGGGTTCAGTGTGATGAGGAGGAGCTAAAGATGCACCAGCTCAACATCCATGTGCGCGAGGTTTTCGCCAACCGATTCACCCAGATGTTCGCAGACTACGAGGTGTTTGTAATCCAGCCGAGCCAGGACAAAGAGTCCTGGTTCACCAATCGAGACCAGATGCAGAACTTTGACAAA GCCTCGTTCCTGTCTGACCAACCAGAGCCCTACCTGCCCTTCCTGTCACGTTTCTTGGAGACGCAGATGTTTGCCTCTTTCATTGACAGTAAGATCCTCTGTCATgatgatgaagagaaagagcACACGCTGAGGGTGTTTGACTCCCGAGTGGATAAGATTCGGATGCTAAACGTCCGCACGCCCACACTGCGCACCTCAATGTACCAGAAATGCACAACCATTGAAGAAGCAG AGAAAGCCATCGAGATGAGAATGGTAAAGATCGACCACACCGCCCTGCACCCCCACCTGCTGGACATGAAGATCGGCCAGGGACGCTACGAGCAGGGCTTCTTCCCCCGACTGCAGTCTGATGTGCTCTCCACTGGGCCTACCAGCAACAA GTGGGCCAAGAGGAGTGCTCCTGCCCAGTGGAGGCGGAGGGATCGACAGAAGCAGCACGCGGAGCACCTTTACTTAGACAACGACCAGAGAGAG AAGTATATCCAGGAAGCCAGGAACCTGGGCACAACCATCAGACAGCCCAAACTGTCCAACCTGTCACCTTCTGTCATCGCTCAGACTAACTGGAAATTTGTTGAAGGACTGCTGAAGGAGTGCAGGAACAAG aCCAAGCGTATGCTGGTTGAAAAGATGGGTCGGGAGGCCGTGGAGTTGGGTCACGGAGAGGTCAGCATCACCGGTGTTGAGGAGAATACTCTGATAGCGAGCCTCTGTGACTTGCTGGAGAGGATCTGGAGCCACGGGCTGCAGGTCAAACAG GGTAAATCTGCATTGTGGTCCCACCTGCTGCACTATCAGGagagcaaagagaagaaaaacgCAACTCCAGGTGGTTTGGGACCTCCAG GTTTCATTCATGACACCGAGAGACGCAAATCTGATGGTGGTGGATCAGCCATGCCCCCTCTTAAAGTCTCCCTGATCCAGGACATGAG aCACATTCAGAACATCAGTGAGATCAAGACAGATGTGGGCAAAGCCAGAGCCTGGGTTCGCCTCTCTATGGAGAAGAAGCTGCTCTCCAGACACCTGAAGCAGCTGCTTTCAGAGCATGAGCTTACAAA AAAACTGTACAAGCGATATGCCTTCCTCCGCTGTGATGATGAGAAGGAACAGTTTCTCTACCACCTCCTGTCCTTTAACGCTGTGGATTACTTCTGTTTCACCAACGTCTTTACAACCATCA TGATCCCCTACCATGTGGTGGCTGTTCCCAGTAAAAAGCTGGGTGGCTCCATGTTCACAGCCAACCCatgggtgtgtgtttctggcGAGCTCGCAGAGACCGGAGTCCTGCAGGTCCCCAGAAATACTCTGGAGATCACTTTTGAG tgcCAGAACTTGGGCAAGCTCACCACAGTGCAGATGGGTCACGATAACACGGGTCTCTACGCAAAGTGGCTTGTAGAGTGTGTTGTGGTCCGGAACGAGATCACAGGGCATACTTACAA GTTTCCGTGTGGCCGGTGGCTGGGGAAGGGCGTGGATGATGGCAGTTTGGAGAGGATCCTGGTGGGAGAGCTGATGACCCCCAGCACAGAGAATGATGAACGGATGTGCCGCACCCCCCCGATGCAGCAGTCCCCTGGGATGATGAGGAGGTTTGTTACCATCTCGCCAAGCAGCAAACCAA AGTTAAACACAGGTCAGATCCAGGAGGGAGTGGGAGAGGCCATCAATGGGATCGTGAAGCACTTCCACAAGCCGGAGAAGGAG aGGGGCAGTCTGACCCTTCTCCTCTGTGGGGAGTACGGCCTTGTCTGGGCTCTGGAGCAAGTTTTCCAGCACGGTTTCAAATCACCCCGACTCTTTAAGAATGTCTTCATCTGGGACTTCTTGG AAAAGTCAcaagtttattttgaaagtgctgaGCAGCGGGAGGTGACGCCAGATGAAAACTGGCAAACCAGAGTGCGCCACTTCTGCCGCTTCATGCGTGCCATCAACAACACATCCAGAAACATCGGCAAGGACGGGAAGTTCCAGATGCTCGTCTGTCTGGGTGCAAG GGACCATTTGCTGCATCACTGGATCGCTCTGCTCGCAGACTGTCCAATCACCGCTCAGATGTACGAAGACATCGCGCTGATGAAAGACCGCTCTTTGGTAAACTCTCTGATCAGAGTACTGCAGACTCTGCAGGAGTTCAACATCACCCTTGAGGCTTCGCTTGTCAAAGGTGTTGGTATCTAA
- the dennd5a gene encoding DENN domain-containing protein 5A isoform X1: MTTGFSSGSCRFADYFVICGLDTESGLEPDELSALCQYIEATKFRDGARGNLAGADEGENFEQSPLRRTFKSKVLAHYPDNVEWNPFDQDAVGMLCMPKGLAFRTQVDSLEPQFHSFIITREDGSRTYGCALTFFEEVTSKQICSAMQTLYHMHNAEQYDILHTPTSPPGPEDQRQQHSQPRPVLHAAPAISRLQRFNSYDISRDTLYVSKCICLITPMAFPQACRKVLQQLHQAVSSPQPPPLPLESFIYNILYEVPLPPSGRSLKFSGVYGPVVCQRPSTCELPLFDFSIGEMINLLGMENVLQLFTCALLEMQILLYSQHYQRLMIVAESITALMFPFQWQHVYVPILPASLLHFLDAPVPYLMGLHSNGQDDRTKLELPQEANLCFVDIDNHFIELPEELPQFPNKLEFIQEISAVLMSFGVSPEGNIHSSDSQAKYRGFRSVDMVSDKRNGNLASPLNSYLLRENETIARLQALVKRTGVSLAKLEVREDASSNKDMRVQCDEEELKMHQLNIHVREVFANRFTQMFADYEVFVIQPSQDKESWFTNRDQMQNFDKASFLSDQPEPYLPFLSRFLETQMFASFIDSKILCHDDEEKEHTLRVFDSRVDKIRMLNVRTPTLRTSMYQKCTTIEEAEKAIEMRMVKIDHTALHPHLLDMKIGQGRYEQGFFPRLQSDVLSTGPTSNKWAKRSAPAQWRRRDRQKQHAEHLYLDNDQREHVECLFPELQLLLFLDYYWLSQSFKPCLKSVTVDVKYIQEARNLGTTIRQPKLSNLSPSVIAQTNWKFVEGLLKECRNKTKRMLVEKMGREAVELGHGEVSITGVEENTLIASLCDLLERIWSHGLQVKQGKSALWSHLLHYQESKEKKNATPGGLGPPGFIHDTERRKSDGGGSAMPPLKVSLIQDMRHIQNISEIKTDVGKARAWVRLSMEKKLLSRHLKQLLSEHELTKKLYKRYAFLRCDDEKEQFLYHLLSFNAVDYFCFTNVFTTIMIPYHVVAVPSKKLGGSMFTANPWVCVSGELAETGVLQVPRNTLEITFECQNLGKLTTVQMGHDNTGLYAKWLVECVVVRNEITGHTYKFPCGRWLGKGVDDGSLERILVGELMTPSTENDERMCRTPPMQQSPGMMRRFVTISPSSKPKLNTGQIQEGVGEAINGIVKHFHKPEKERGSLTLLLCGEYGLVWALEQVFQHGFKSPRLFKNVFIWDFLEKSQVYFESAEQREVTPDENWQTRVRHFCRFMRAINNTSRNIGKDGKFQMLVCLGARDHLLHHWIALLADCPITAQMYEDIALMKDRSLVNSLIRVLQTLQEFNITLEASLVKGVGI; encoded by the exons ATGACAACCGGCTTCAGCTCCGGTTCCTGCCGCTTCGCAGATTATTTTGTGATCTGCGGACTCGACACCGAGAGCGGGCTGGAACCCGACGAACTGTCCG CTTTATGCCAGTATATAGAGGCTACTAAATTCAGAGATGGGGCCAGAGGAAATTTGGCGGGGGCAGATGAAG GTGAGAATTTTGAGCAGAGTCCATTGCGGAGAACCTTCAAATCCAAAGTCCTAGCACATTATCCAGACAATGTCGAGTGGAATCCATTTGACCAGGATGCAGTTGGCATG CTGTGTATGCCGAAGGGTCTGGCATTTAGGACACAGGTTGATTCCCTTGAGCCTCAGTTCCACTCCTTTATCATCACTAGAGAGGATGGCTCTCGGACCTACGGCTGCGCCCTCACCTTCTTCGAGGAGGTGACCAGTAAGCAGATCTGCAGTGCCATGCAGACTCTTTACCACATGCACAACGCAGAGCAGTACGACATCTTGCACACTCCCACCTCCCCACCAGGACCTGAGGATCAGCGGCAACAACACTCCCAGCCTCGTCCTGTGCTGCACGCTGCACCGGCCATCTCCCGACTGCAGCGCTTCAACTCGTATGACATCAGTCGGGACACGCTGTACGTGTCAAAGTGCATCTGCTTGATCACACCCATGGCCTTCCCTCAGGCCTGCAGGAAGGTGCTGCAGCAGCTTCACCAGGCTGTCTCATCCCCccagcccccacccctcccgTTAGAGAGCTTCATCTACAACATCCTCTATGAAGTACCCCTGCCACCCTCCGGGCGTTCCCTCAAGTTCTCAGGCGTGTACGGGCCTGTGGTATGCCAGAGGCCGAGCACATGTGAGCTGCCACTCTTTGACTTTTCCATTGGTGAAATGATTAATCTGCTGGGTATGGAGAACGTTCTTCAGCTTTTCACCTGTGCCCTGCTCGAGATGCAGATACTTCTCTACTCACAGC ATTACCAGAGGCTGATGATAGTGGCAGAGAGCATCACGGCCTTAATGTTCCCCTTCCAGTGGCAGCATGTGTACGTTCCCATTCTGCCCGCCTCCCTCCTTCACTTCCTGGACGCTCCTGTGCCGTATCTCATGGGCCTCCACTCCAACGGACAGGATGACCGCACCAAGCTAGAGCTGCCACAGGAG GCTAACTTGTGTTTTGTGGACATCGACAACCACTTCATCGAACTGCCAGAGGAGTTGCCCCAGTTCCCAAACAAACTAGAGTTCATTCAGGAGATCTCAGCGGTGCTCATGTCATTTGGCGTATCTCCAGAGGGAAACATTCACTCCAGCGACAGCCAGGCCAAGTACAGAGGCTTCCGATCTGTTGACATGGTCTCTGACAAGCGTAACGGCAACCTGGCCTCGCCGCTCAACTCCTACCTGCTGAGGGAGAATGAAACTATCGCCAGACTGCAGGCTCTGGTCAAGAGGACGGGGGTCAGCCTGGCGAAG CTGGAGGTGAGAGAGGATGCCAGCAGCAATAAGGATATGCGGGTTCAGTGTGATGAGGAGGAGCTAAAGATGCACCAGCTCAACATCCATGTGCGCGAGGTTTTCGCCAACCGATTCACCCAGATGTTCGCAGACTACGAGGTGTTTGTAATCCAGCCGAGCCAGGACAAAGAGTCCTGGTTCACCAATCGAGACCAGATGCAGAACTTTGACAAA GCCTCGTTCCTGTCTGACCAACCAGAGCCCTACCTGCCCTTCCTGTCACGTTTCTTGGAGACGCAGATGTTTGCCTCTTTCATTGACAGTAAGATCCTCTGTCATgatgatgaagagaaagagcACACGCTGAGGGTGTTTGACTCCCGAGTGGATAAGATTCGGATGCTAAACGTCCGCACGCCCACACTGCGCACCTCAATGTACCAGAAATGCACAACCATTGAAGAAGCAG AGAAAGCCATCGAGATGAGAATGGTAAAGATCGACCACACCGCCCTGCACCCCCACCTGCTGGACATGAAGATCGGCCAGGGACGCTACGAGCAGGGCTTCTTCCCCCGACTGCAGTCTGATGTGCTCTCCACTGGGCCTACCAGCAACAA GTGGGCCAAGAGGAGTGCTCCTGCCCAGTGGAGGCGGAGGGATCGACAGAAGCAGCACGCGGAGCACCTTTACTTAGACAACGACCAGAGAGAG CATGTAGAGTGTTTGTTTCCGGAGCTGCAGCTCCTGCTGTTTCTTGACTACTACTGGCTCTCGCAGTCCTTCAAGCCCTGTCTTAAGTCGGTGACTGTGGACGTG AAGTATATCCAGGAAGCCAGGAACCTGGGCACAACCATCAGACAGCCCAAACTGTCCAACCTGTCACCTTCTGTCATCGCTCAGACTAACTGGAAATTTGTTGAAGGACTGCTGAAGGAGTGCAGGAACAAG aCCAAGCGTATGCTGGTTGAAAAGATGGGTCGGGAGGCCGTGGAGTTGGGTCACGGAGAGGTCAGCATCACCGGTGTTGAGGAGAATACTCTGATAGCGAGCCTCTGTGACTTGCTGGAGAGGATCTGGAGCCACGGGCTGCAGGTCAAACAG GGTAAATCTGCATTGTGGTCCCACCTGCTGCACTATCAGGagagcaaagagaagaaaaacgCAACTCCAGGTGGTTTGGGACCTCCAG GTTTCATTCATGACACCGAGAGACGCAAATCTGATGGTGGTGGATCAGCCATGCCCCCTCTTAAAGTCTCCCTGATCCAGGACATGAG aCACATTCAGAACATCAGTGAGATCAAGACAGATGTGGGCAAAGCCAGAGCCTGGGTTCGCCTCTCTATGGAGAAGAAGCTGCTCTCCAGACACCTGAAGCAGCTGCTTTCAGAGCATGAGCTTACAAA AAAACTGTACAAGCGATATGCCTTCCTCCGCTGTGATGATGAGAAGGAACAGTTTCTCTACCACCTCCTGTCCTTTAACGCTGTGGATTACTTCTGTTTCACCAACGTCTTTACAACCATCA TGATCCCCTACCATGTGGTGGCTGTTCCCAGTAAAAAGCTGGGTGGCTCCATGTTCACAGCCAACCCatgggtgtgtgtttctggcGAGCTCGCAGAGACCGGAGTCCTGCAGGTCCCCAGAAATACTCTGGAGATCACTTTTGAG tgcCAGAACTTGGGCAAGCTCACCACAGTGCAGATGGGTCACGATAACACGGGTCTCTACGCAAAGTGGCTTGTAGAGTGTGTTGTGGTCCGGAACGAGATCACAGGGCATACTTACAA GTTTCCGTGTGGCCGGTGGCTGGGGAAGGGCGTGGATGATGGCAGTTTGGAGAGGATCCTGGTGGGAGAGCTGATGACCCCCAGCACAGAGAATGATGAACGGATGTGCCGCACCCCCCCGATGCAGCAGTCCCCTGGGATGATGAGGAGGTTTGTTACCATCTCGCCAAGCAGCAAACCAA AGTTAAACACAGGTCAGATCCAGGAGGGAGTGGGAGAGGCCATCAATGGGATCGTGAAGCACTTCCACAAGCCGGAGAAGGAG aGGGGCAGTCTGACCCTTCTCCTCTGTGGGGAGTACGGCCTTGTCTGGGCTCTGGAGCAAGTTTTCCAGCACGGTTTCAAATCACCCCGACTCTTTAAGAATGTCTTCATCTGGGACTTCTTGG AAAAGTCAcaagtttattttgaaagtgctgaGCAGCGGGAGGTGACGCCAGATGAAAACTGGCAAACCAGAGTGCGCCACTTCTGCCGCTTCATGCGTGCCATCAACAACACATCCAGAAACATCGGCAAGGACGGGAAGTTCCAGATGCTCGTCTGTCTGGGTGCAAG GGACCATTTGCTGCATCACTGGATCGCTCTGCTCGCAGACTGTCCAATCACCGCTCAGATGTACGAAGACATCGCGCTGATGAAAGACCGCTCTTTGGTAAACTCTCTGATCAGAGTACTGCAGACTCTGCAGGAGTTCAACATCACCCTTGAGGCTTCGCTTGTCAAAGGTGTTGGTATCTAA